Proteins encoded in a region of the Chryseobacterium piperi genome:
- the era gene encoding GTPase Era → MHKSGFVNIVGKPNAGKSTLLNQLMGEKLAIVTQKAQTTRHRIFGIYNEEDLQIVFSDTPGVLDPKYGLQEKMMDFVKDSLQDADVFLFIVDVTDKAEPSEFLIEKLNKIPVPVLLLLNKVDKTNQEGLEKLVEEWHNRIPKAEILPISALNAFNTDVILPKLKSMLPESPPYYDKDQFTDKPERFFVNETIREKILLNYEKEIPYSVEVVTEQFKEKEGIIFIDSIIYVERDTQKGIIIGHKGEAIKKVGTESRIDLEKFFDKKIHLNLFVKVKKDWRKNDRDLKNFGYR, encoded by the coding sequence ATGCACAAATCAGGATTTGTAAATATAGTTGGAAAACCTAATGCAGGAAAATCAACGCTTCTCAACCAGCTAATGGGGGAGAAGCTGGCGATTGTGACGCAAAAGGCACAGACAACAAGACACCGAATTTTTGGAATTTATAATGAAGAAGACCTACAGATCGTATTTTCTGATACTCCGGGAGTATTAGACCCAAAATACGGATTGCAGGAGAAAATGATGGATTTTGTAAAAGATTCATTACAGGATGCTGATGTCTTTTTATTCATTGTAGATGTTACTGATAAGGCTGAGCCTTCAGAGTTTTTAATTGAAAAATTAAATAAAATCCCTGTTCCTGTATTGCTTCTGCTTAATAAAGTGGATAAAACCAATCAGGAAGGATTAGAAAAACTGGTGGAAGAATGGCATAACAGAATTCCGAAAGCTGAGATTCTGCCTATTTCTGCATTGAATGCATTCAATACAGATGTTATTCTGCCAAAGCTTAAATCTATGCTACCTGAAAGTCCACCATATTATGACAAGGATCAATTTACAGATAAGCCTGAAAGATTCTTTGTCAACGAGACGATCAGAGAAAAAATTCTTTTGAATTATGAAAAGGAGATTCCTTATTCTGTGGAAGTGGTAACAGAACAGTTCAAGGAAAAAGAAGGTATTATTTTTATTGACTCAATTATTTATGTAGAAAGAGATACTCAAAAAGGAATCATTATTGGACATAAAGGTGAGGCAATCAAAAAGGTAGGAACAGAATCCAGAATAGATTTGGAGAAGTTTTTTGATAAAAAAATTCATCTGAATTTGTTCGTTAAAGTGAAAAAAGATTGGCGAAAAAACGATAGAGATTTAAAAAATTTCGGATACCGATAG
- a CDS encoding DoxX family protein, whose amino-acid sequence MNYSNSNSNPIFRDIVLLIVRVFIGFAMLSHGFPKLQMLLEGGKIEFFDFLGLGPQISLILTILAEFVCSILLILGLFTRVSLGFLIFTMVIAVFVVHAGDPFDKRELALIYLSVYLLIMTFGAGKFSIDHMIEKRKRASDW is encoded by the coding sequence ATGAATTATAGTAACTCAAATTCTAATCCTATATTTAGAGATATCGTTCTGTTAATCGTGAGAGTTTTTATTGGATTTGCCATGCTTTCTCACGGATTTCCCAAACTTCAGATGCTATTGGAAGGCGGGAAAATTGAATTTTTTGATTTCCTGGGGCTGGGCCCTCAGATTTCTTTAATTCTTACCATATTGGCAGAATTTGTTTGTTCCATTCTTCTTATTCTGGGATTGTTTACAAGGGTATCATTGGGATTTTTGATTTTTACAATGGTGATTGCCGTTTTTGTAGTTCATGCAGGAGATCCTTTTGATAAAAGAGAACTGGCATTAATTTATCTTTCCGTATATCTTCTGATAATGACATTCGGAGCCGGAAAATTCTCTATTGATCATATGATTGAAAAGCGTAAAAGAGCATCTGACTGGTAG
- a CDS encoding bacteriocin-like protein — MKNLRKISKKNLKTIQGGSAPECPDGYNPCMIFDESGHWEWTCVWASLPCRP, encoded by the coding sequence ATGAAAAATTTACGCAAAATTTCAAAGAAAAATTTAAAAACCATTCAAGGCGGAAGTGCTCCAGAATGTCCGGATGGATATAATCCATGTATGATATTTGACGAGAGTGGTCATTGGGAATGGACTTGCGTCTGGGCATCTTTACCATGCAGACCTTAA
- a CDS encoding DUF72 domain-containing protein translates to MKKENLYIGCSGFYNNDWKGTLYPENTPGKDFLTLYSKEFNSVEINSTFYRKPTAKTLSKWFDDTPDYFRFFIKIPKTISHEKRLIESKEEISEFCRHIHTHLKEKLAGFLYQFPPSFKKTKDNTDLLISNLDSHFLNVIEFRHESWWHQEIFDILKKHHIIFSGVSFPGNLPEDIIINDEKIIYYRLHGKPILYKSEYSNEFLNNIADKIQKSQRIAYIFFNNTWGTSAIKNSLYLKDILQRGSLS, encoded by the coding sequence ATGAAAAAGGAGAATCTTTATATTGGGTGTTCAGGTTTCTATAACAATGACTGGAAGGGAACACTTTATCCTGAAAATACTCCAGGTAAAGATTTTCTTACATTATATAGTAAGGAATTTAATTCCGTAGAAATCAATTCTACATTTTACAGAAAACCTACAGCAAAAACACTGTCAAAATGGTTTGATGACACACCGGATTATTTTAGATTCTTTATTAAAATACCTAAAACAATTTCTCACGAGAAAAGACTTATAGAAAGTAAGGAAGAAATTTCTGAGTTTTGTAGACATATTCACACCCATTTGAAAGAAAAGCTGGCTGGTTTCTTATATCAGTTCCCTCCTTCTTTCAAAAAAACTAAAGACAACACTGATCTCTTGATTAGCAATCTTGACAGTCATTTTTTAAATGTCATTGAATTTCGTCATGAATCATGGTGGCACCAGGAAATTTTCGATATTCTAAAAAAGCATCACATCATTTTCTCAGGAGTCAGTTTTCCAGGTAATCTTCCCGAGGACATCATCATCAATGATGAAAAAATTATCTATTATAGACTTCACGGAAAACCCATCCTTTATAAGTCTGAATACTCAAATGAATTTCTTAACAATATTGCAGACAAAATACAAAAATCACAAAGAATAGCTTATATATTTTTCAACAATACCTGGGGAACTTCAGCAATTAAGAATTCGTTGTATTTAAAGGACATTTTACAAAGAGGAAGTCTTTCATAA
- a CDS encoding sigma-54-dependent transcriptional regulator, with product MQKILIVEDEKAISGVLHSILSDELTNYEFVIAEDGLEGYKHLEKEDFALVISDIKMPKLSGTELLKQSLALKPETTFIMISGHADIDSAVSCLKEGAYDFISKPIDINRLITSVKNALVKETLKKENKNLQTENKTLKKKVNKKYQMIGDSPALQKIQDMIEKVAVSDARVLITGPNGAGKELVAHAIHNQSERSRGPMIEVNCAAIPSELIESELFGHVKGSFTGAIKDKQGKFEQATNGTIFLDEIGDMSLIAQAKVLRVLQESKVSPVGSDKEIKVDVRVLAATNKNMQKEIEEGKFREDLYHRLSVIEIYVPPLDERKEDIKLLVDHFSGIIADEHGTAVKKFDDDAIDALKALSWTGNIRELRNVVERLIILGGNTVSKEDVANFVRK from the coding sequence ATGCAAAAAATCCTTATAGTAGAAGACGAAAAAGCAATCTCAGGAGTACTGCACAGTATTCTATCTGATGAACTAACCAATTATGAATTTGTTATTGCCGAAGATGGTTTAGAAGGCTATAAACATTTAGAAAAAGAAGATTTCGCATTGGTGATTTCAGACATAAAAATGCCTAAACTTTCAGGAACCGAACTTTTAAAACAAAGCTTGGCACTTAAACCTGAAACTACTTTTATCATGATTTCAGGACACGCGGATATTGACTCTGCCGTATCTTGTCTAAAGGAAGGAGCATATGACTTTATCTCTAAGCCGATTGATATCAACAGATTGATTACAAGCGTAAAAAATGCTTTGGTTAAAGAGACTTTAAAGAAAGAAAATAAAAATCTTCAAACTGAAAATAAAACGTTAAAAAAGAAGGTCAACAAAAAATACCAGATGATCGGTGACTCTCCTGCTTTACAGAAAATTCAGGATATGATCGAAAAGGTAGCTGTTTCTGATGCCAGAGTACTTATTACAGGACCTAACGGTGCCGGAAAAGAGCTTGTTGCCCACGCTATTCATAATCAAAGCGAACGTTCAAGAGGACCGATGATTGAGGTAAACTGTGCCGCAATCCCTTCTGAATTAATTGAATCAGAACTTTTCGGACACGTTAAAGGTTCTTTTACAGGAGCTATTAAAGACAAGCAAGGTAAATTTGAGCAAGCGACCAACGGTACTATTTTCCTTGATGAGATTGGAGATATGAGCCTTATCGCTCAGGCTAAAGTTTTAAGAGTGCTTCAGGAAAGTAAAGTTTCTCCTGTAGGAAGTGATAAGGAAATAAAAGTTGACGTAAGGGTACTTGCAGCAACTAACAAAAACATGCAGAAAGAAATTGAGGAAGGGAAATTCAGAGAAGACCTTTACCACAGGCTGTCTGTTATTGAAATTTACGTTCCCCCATTGGATGAGAGAAAAGAAGACATCAAGTTATTGGTAGACCATTTTTCAGGGATTATTGCTGATGAACATGGTACAGCCGTGAAAAAATTTGATGATGATGCTATCGATGCGCTTAAAGCTCTTTCCTGGACTGGAAATATCAGAGAGTTAAGAAATGTTGTTGAAAGATTAATTATCCTTGGTGGAAACACAGTCTCTAAAGAAGACGTTGCAAATTTTGTGAGAAAATAA
- a CDS encoding alpha/beta hydrolase family protein, with amino-acid sequence MKIKLTICLLAFLNFYEAQESIIYQKPSAEILKLADYERPPSVLMNSKKDWVVFTYRPTYKTLEDLSQQEMKLGGLRINPATNISSSITYLNNLKVRKINDKNEVQVKGLPSHPKITNISFSPDEKKLAFTNTTSKGVELWVVDLETASAKKITGDQLNANLGSPYLWYKDSQNLLIKLLPQNRPALIDSSKDLPTGPIVSTADGKVSQNRTYQDLLKNPQDERNFEILTASDIYNVDLNGNLKKVKDKDMYSGLSFSPDGNYLMVTTLKKPFSYIVPYYRFPMTTTVYDVQGNVVKAVNEVPLNEIMPKGFASVRTGKRDMEWRSDVPAALVYAEALDGGDQSKTAEYRDEIFTWEAPFNGAPKSFFKTRQRYEGTNWTNDHYAIVSEDWYDTRNTKSFLIDLNSGESKVFDDRNFQDVYNDPGNFNTTKNQFGRTVVDMKEGKAYLIGDGFTKDGQHPFIDEMDVKTLKKKRLYTSNLKNAKEEIIDIMNPSKGEVLTIQQSSSQYPNYFRKNIKNNKTEAVTNFPNPFESIKDVYKEVITYKRNDGVTLTGTLYLPANYDRKAKKEKLPLLIWAYPTEYKDKNTAGQNTQNPNDFTFPSYGSFIYWTTKGYAVLDDAAFPIIGEGKIEPNDTFIPQLVANGKAAIDAVDKLGYIDRNKVAVGGHSYGAFMTANLLTHSKDYACGIARSGAYNRTLTPFGFQTEQRNYWDVPEIYNTMSPFMNADKMKTPLLLIHGDADNNPGTFTLQTERYFQALKNLGAPVKMVLLPKEAHGYAAKENILHLLWEQDQFLEKCLKK; translated from the coding sequence ATGAAGATAAAGCTGACTATCTGCCTCCTTGCGTTTCTTAATTTCTACGAAGCTCAGGAAAGTATTATTTATCAAAAACCATCTGCTGAAATTCTTAAACTTGCAGATTACGAAAGACCTCCAAGTGTTTTGATGAACAGTAAAAAAGATTGGGTGGTATTTACGTATCGTCCAACTTATAAAACTTTGGAAGATCTCAGCCAGCAGGAAATGAAACTGGGAGGACTCAGAATCAATCCTGCGACCAATATTTCGAGCTCTATTACATATTTGAATAATCTGAAGGTTAGAAAAATAAACGATAAAAATGAGGTACAGGTAAAAGGTTTGCCTTCTCATCCAAAAATTACCAATATTTCTTTTTCTCCGGATGAAAAGAAATTAGCTTTTACCAATACAACAAGTAAAGGTGTGGAGCTTTGGGTAGTAGATCTGGAAACTGCCTCTGCTAAAAAAATAACTGGTGATCAGCTTAACGCAAACTTAGGAAGTCCTTATCTCTGGTATAAAGACTCTCAAAACTTACTGATTAAATTGCTTCCTCAAAACAGACCTGCACTGATTGATTCCAGCAAAGATTTACCAACAGGTCCGATTGTGTCAACTGCTGATGGTAAAGTATCTCAAAACAGGACATATCAAGATCTTCTTAAGAATCCTCAGGATGAGAGGAATTTTGAAATTCTTACTGCTTCTGATATTTATAATGTTGATCTCAACGGCAACCTGAAGAAAGTAAAAGATAAGGATATGTATTCAGGTCTTAGCTTTTCACCTGATGGAAACTATTTAATGGTAACGACTTTGAAGAAACCTTTTTCATATATCGTTCCTTATTATAGATTTCCTATGACGACGACAGTTTATGATGTCCAAGGAAATGTAGTAAAAGCGGTGAATGAAGTTCCTTTAAATGAAATTATGCCTAAAGGGTTTGCTTCAGTGAGGACAGGCAAACGAGATATGGAATGGAGAAGTGATGTTCCTGCAGCTTTAGTCTATGCTGAAGCATTGGATGGTGGTGATCAGTCTAAAACAGCAGAATACAGGGATGAGATCTTTACCTGGGAGGCACCGTTTAATGGAGCACCAAAATCGTTCTTTAAAACCAGACAAAGATATGAAGGAACCAATTGGACCAATGATCATTATGCGATTGTTTCTGAAGACTGGTATGATACGAGAAATACAAAGTCATTTTTAATCGATTTGAATAGTGGTGAATCTAAAGTATTTGATGATAGAAATTTTCAGGATGTTTATAATGATCCGGGAAATTTCAATACAACAAAAAATCAATTTGGAAGAACGGTTGTAGATATGAAAGAAGGGAAGGCTTATCTGATCGGAGACGGTTTTACAAAAGATGGACAGCATCCTTTCATCGACGAAATGGATGTGAAAACTTTGAAAAAGAAAAGACTGTATACTTCCAATCTGAAAAATGCTAAGGAGGAGATTATTGATATTATGAATCCTTCTAAAGGAGAGGTCTTAACTATCCAGCAGTCCTCGAGTCAGTATCCTAACTATTTCAGGAAAAATATAAAAAATAATAAAACGGAAGCAGTAACCAACTTCCCGAATCCTTTTGAAAGCATTAAGGATGTATATAAAGAGGTGATTACCTACAAAAGAAATGATGGAGTGACGTTAACCGGAACTCTTTATTTGCCTGCGAACTATGACAGAAAAGCAAAAAAAGAGAAATTACCGTTGTTGATCTGGGCTTATCCTACAGAATATAAAGATAAGAATACGGCAGGGCAGAATACGCAGAATCCGAATGATTTTACTTTCCCGTCCTATGGTTCTTTCATATACTGGACAACCAAGGGGTATGCTGTTTTGGATGATGCGGCTTTCCCAATTATCGGAGAAGGAAAAATCGAACCTAATGATACTTTTATTCCTCAACTGGTAGCCAACGGAAAAGCTGCCATTGATGCAGTGGATAAGTTAGGGTATATTGACAGAAATAAAGTAGCTGTAGGAGGACATTCATATGGTGCTTTTATGACGGCTAATCTTTTGACTCATTCCAAGGATTACGCTTGTGGAATTGCAAGAAGTGGGGCGTATAACAGAACGTTGACTCCATTCGGTTTCCAGACTGAACAAAGAAATTATTGGGATGTTCCTGAAATTTACAACACGATGTCTCCTTTTATGAATGCTGATAAAATGAAAACCCCATTATTACTAATTCACGGGGATGCAGATAATAATCCCGGGACGTTTACTTTACAGACGGAAAGATACTTCCAGGCATTGAAAAATCTTGGAGCCCCTGTAAAAATGGTTCTTCTCCCTAAGGAAGCACATGGCTACGCAGCAAAAGAAAATATTCTTCATCTTCTATGGGAACAAGATCAGTTTTTAGAAAAATGTCTGAAGAAATAA
- a CDS encoding MATE family efflux transporter, whose translation MSFLNKNYTKECLTLALPVMLTQVGQVSVNLFDNIIVGKLLGADALASVSLGNAVFFSMFVLALGFSFAIPPLVSEAHSRNDHKTINSVFSHGFVINMTVGFILMGILFLGMPLLYHSGQPEKIVPNTVDFLTVMAISIIPFMAFQTLREVSEGLSYTIGVTKATIIANIINIVLNYVFIKGLWIFPEMGVKGSALASLIARIFMVVFLYFVLIKEEKTRRYIKDFSLKMQVFSRKMFDKMVKLGLPTALQMFFEVTAFAAAAFICGLISAHDIASHQIALSTASFTFNLCVGFSVASTVMIGRKMGEQNYVELRKVGINNLKIAFIFMCICGIAFILARNILPTFFTKKEEVEVIALASKLLIIAALFQLSDGIQVTALGMLRGLQDVKIPSLYTFIAYWVVTIPLGYFFCVTLKMGAFGMWIALGLGLTVSAVFLVKRFLNMSAKKIKQNA comes from the coding sequence ATGAGCTTTTTAAATAAAAATTATACGAAAGAATGCCTTACACTGGCTCTTCCGGTAATGCTTACCCAGGTAGGCCAGGTTTCAGTGAATTTATTTGATAATATTATCGTTGGGAAATTGTTAGGTGCAGATGCTTTAGCGTCCGTATCTCTGGGTAATGCCGTATTTTTCTCAATGTTCGTATTGGCACTCGGATTCTCTTTCGCGATTCCACCATTGGTTTCCGAAGCACATTCCAGAAATGATCATAAGACCATTAATTCTGTTTTCAGTCATGGGTTTGTGATTAATATGACCGTAGGATTTATCTTAATGGGAATTTTATTTTTAGGAATGCCTCTCCTCTATCATTCCGGGCAACCTGAAAAGATTGTTCCTAATACCGTAGACTTCTTAACAGTCATGGCAATAAGCATTATTCCTTTTATGGCATTTCAGACCTTAAGAGAGGTATCTGAAGGGCTATCTTACACCATCGGAGTAACCAAGGCAACTATCATTGCCAATATTATCAATATTGTCTTAAACTATGTATTTATCAAGGGGCTTTGGATATTTCCGGAAATGGGTGTGAAAGGATCTGCTTTAGCAAGTTTAATTGCCAGAATTTTCATGGTCGTATTCTTGTATTTTGTTCTGATAAAAGAGGAAAAAACGAGACGTTATATCAAAGACTTTTCTTTAAAAATGCAGGTTTTCTCCAGAAAAATGTTTGATAAAATGGTTAAACTGGGCTTACCAACTGCTTTACAAATGTTCTTTGAAGTAACAGCCTTTGCAGCAGCTGCATTTATTTGCGGATTAATTTCCGCTCATGATATTGCATCTCACCAGATTGCCTTAAGTACGGCTTCCTTTACCTTCAACTTATGCGTTGGATTTAGTGTGGCCTCTACTGTTATGATCGGTAGAAAAATGGGTGAACAAAACTATGTTGAGCTTAGAAAAGTGGGAATCAATAACCTGAAGATTGCATTTATTTTTATGTGTATCTGTGGTATTGCATTTATTTTGGCTAGAAATATACTTCCTACATTCTTTACCAAAAAAGAAGAAGTTGAAGTAATTGCCTTAGCTTCAAAGCTATTGATCATCGCTGCCCTATTCCAGTTATCTGATGGAATTCAGGTAACCGCATTGGGGATGTTAAGAGGTTTGCAGGATGTTAAAATACCTTCTCTCTATACATTTATTGCATATTGGGTGGTCACTATTCCTTTAGGATATTTTTTCTGTGTCACTTTAAAAATGGGAGCATTCGGAATGTGGATCGCTTTAGGATTAGGGTTAACAGTTTCTGCTGTCTTCCTGGTAAAACGATTTTTAAATATGTCTGCCAAGAAAATTAAGCAGAATGCATAA
- a CDS encoding YggS family pyridoxal phosphate-dependent enzyme — MSIQENYNSIKKQLPEGVQLVAVSKTHPVSDIQVVYDLGQKTFGENKVQELLEKQPLLPKDIQWHLIGHLQTNKVKYIAEFIDTIQSVDSEKLLLEINKEAAKHNRTIKVLLQVKIASEESKFGLEISEAQDLFQKYINGAFPNIEITGLMGMASFTDDEQQVKREFLTLKKVFNELNQLKKLDTLSMGMSNDFPLAIECGANSVRVGSAIFGLRDYSK, encoded by the coding sequence ATGAGTATTCAAGAAAATTACAATAGCATTAAAAAACAGCTTCCCGAAGGTGTTCAGCTGGTGGCGGTCTCTAAAACCCATCCTGTTTCGGACATTCAGGTAGTTTATGATTTGGGGCAAAAGACTTTTGGTGAAAATAAGGTTCAGGAACTGCTGGAAAAACAACCCTTGCTTCCTAAAGATATTCAATGGCATCTTATTGGGCATTTACAGACTAATAAAGTAAAGTATATTGCAGAATTCATTGATACCATTCAAAGTGTAGATTCTGAAAAGCTTTTACTGGAAATTAATAAAGAAGCCGCGAAACACAACCGAACAATCAAGGTTTTACTACAGGTTAAAATAGCCAGTGAAGAAAGCAAGTTCGGCCTTGAAATATCCGAAGCCCAGGATCTGTTTCAAAAATACATAAATGGCGCTTTCCCAAATATCGAAATAACCGGGTTAATGGGGATGGCAAGTTTCACAGACGATGAACAACAGGTAAAAAGAGAATTTTTAACCTTAAAAAAAGTATTTAACGAATTAAATCAATTAAAAAAACTGGATACATTATCAATGGGAATGAGCAATGATTTCCCCTTAGCCATTGAATGTGGTGCTAATTCTGTAAGGGTGGGCTCTGCAATTTTCGGGTTAAGAGATTATTCTAAATAA
- a CDS encoding Crp/Fnr family transcriptional regulator — protein sequence MLRTNESFLSYLEQLYDTQKRKEDIVIRSFLKGERLLTQDEKPSKIMLIKEGITKCYFTEENDKEFIMEFLGKGEILGEIEFIKKIPCLCNVEAMTDVEVYAISISHFSFLFKNDLTFNNLLIDSFAERIINTSSRASYQQLYTTEHNLGKLLQLQSKQEIDISKEDMAAYLGITIRSLNRSMKKLE from the coding sequence ATGTTACGAACTAATGAATCATTTTTAAGCTATTTAGAGCAGCTTTACGATACGCAAAAGCGCAAGGAAGATATTGTGATCAGATCATTCCTCAAAGGGGAAAGACTATTAACACAGGATGAAAAACCTTCCAAAATAATGCTTATCAAAGAAGGAATAACCAAATGTTATTTTACAGAAGAAAATGATAAAGAATTTATTATGGAATTTCTGGGAAAAGGGGAGATTCTGGGCGAAATAGAGTTTATCAAAAAAATTCCCTGTTTATGTAATGTTGAAGCAATGACCGATGTTGAAGTTTATGCAATTTCCATTTCTCATTTTAGTTTTTTGTTTAAAAATGATCTGACATTTAATAATTTACTGATTGATTCGTTTGCCGAGCGCATCATTAATACTTCAAGCAGAGCATCGTATCAGCAACTGTATACTACGGAACATAATTTAGGAAAACTATTGCAGCTCCAATCGAAACAGGAAATTGATATTTCAAAAGAAGATATGGCTGCTTATCTGGGAATTACGATCCGGAGTTTAAACAGATCTATGAAAAAACTTGAATAA
- a CDS encoding HAD family hydrolase has translation MKNNITTIAFDADDTLWVNEPYFQEAEKEFCQLLENFLPQHSVSQELFKTEMQNLHLYGYGVKGFMLCMIETVSRVSNGTAPIQLVDKVIEIGQELLQKPIELLEGVQETLESLKGKYRLVVATKGDLLDQERKLKNSGLQDYFHHIEIMSDKKNSDYEKLLKHLDCKPENFLMLGNSIKSDILPVLEIGGFAAHIPYHVTWSHEQHDYQLEHKNFMELKSINEVLQHLN, from the coding sequence ATGAAAAATAATATAACAACCATTGCTTTTGACGCAGATGATACTTTATGGGTCAATGAGCCTTATTTCCAGGAAGCAGAAAAAGAATTTTGTCAGCTTCTGGAAAACTTTCTCCCACAACATTCAGTATCTCAGGAGCTGTTTAAAACCGAAATGCAAAACCTTCATCTCTATGGTTATGGTGTTAAAGGATTCATGCTATGCATGATAGAAACGGTTAGCAGAGTTTCAAATGGTACGGCACCCATTCAGCTGGTAGATAAGGTCATTGAGATTGGCCAGGAGCTTCTTCAAAAACCGATCGAACTTTTAGAAGGAGTACAGGAAACATTAGAAAGCCTAAAAGGAAAATACAGACTGGTAGTAGCTACTAAAGGAGATTTATTGGATCAGGAACGAAAACTCAAAAACTCCGGATTACAAGATTATTTTCATCATATAGAGATCATGAGTGATAAGAAAAACAGCGATTACGAAAAGCTGTTAAAACATCTTGATTGCAAACCTGAGAACTTCCTGATGTTAGGAAATTCAATAAAATCAGATATATTACCGGTATTGGAAATTGGCGGATTTGCAGCACATATCCCTTATCATGTTACCTGGTCTCATGAACAGCATGATTATCAACTGGAACATAAAAACTTTATGGAACTTAAAAGTATTAATGAAGTTCTGCAACACTTAAATTAG
- a CDS encoding polysaccharide deacetylase family protein, with translation MKNFFAEKSRNMTFLGMFALVSATSILLDSCNQKESEQIINNGNPVAKTVPISDEEEDSSGKRVIYLTFDDGPNRGTENLLKILHKRNVYATAFVVGKHCYDSKKQKSDMELLKKDPMVELANHSFTHAHNKYSNFYKNPDAVVHDFDLAKDSLKLYDKIARTPGRNIWRLNTVNSTDIKSSTNAANRLRKAGYKVIGWDLEWRPTNRMVLKGDHQAMLKKVDSVFFNNLEKTSRHLVFLTHDQYLADADSINELDLFIEKLQKTNRFVFKKISDYPKVNEILN, from the coding sequence ATGAAAAACTTTTTTGCGGAAAAGTCTCGAAATATGACTTTTCTTGGGATGTTTGCATTGGTGAGTGCAACTTCAATTTTACTTGACAGCTGTAATCAGAAAGAATCTGAGCAGATTATAAACAATGGCAATCCCGTCGCAAAAACAGTCCCCATATCGGATGAAGAAGAGGATTCATCAGGCAAAAGAGTGATCTATCTCACATTTGATGATGGTCCCAATCGTGGAACAGAAAATCTCCTGAAAATTTTACATAAAAGAAATGTATACGCCACAGCTTTTGTGGTCGGAAAACATTGCTATGACAGTAAAAAACAAAAAAGCGATATGGAGCTTTTAAAAAAAGATCCGATGGTGGAACTTGCCAATCACAGTTTTACCCATGCTCACAACAAATATTCCAACTTTTATAAAAACCCCGATGCAGTCGTTCACGATTTTGATCTTGCAAAAGATAGCTTAAAACTTTATGACAAAATAGCAAGAACACCGGGAAGAAACATATGGAGGCTGAATACCGTTAATTCTACTGATATTAAAAGCTCCACCAATGCAGCCAACAGGTTAAGAAAAGCCGGCTATAAAGTTATCGGTTGGGATTTGGAATGGAGACCCACCAATAGAATGGTATTGAAAGGGGATCATCAGGCTATGCTTAAAAAAGTAGACAGCGTATTTTTTAACAATTTGGAAAAAACATCAAGACATTTGGTTTTTCTGACCCATGATCAATATCTGGCAGATGCTGACTCTATTAACGAACTGGATCTTTTTATTGAAAAGCTACAGAAAACCAACCGCTTTGTCTTTAAAAAAATATCTGATTATCCGAAGGTCAATGAGATACTGAATTAG